In Metarhizium brunneum chromosome 3, complete sequence, a genomic segment contains:
- the npgA gene encoding 4'-phosphopantetheinyl transferase NpgA, with translation MSQPLVLQWILDTRTLWPEATATKDLETAASRALSLLTHEERASVLKYYFVKDAKLALGSALLKRHAISSTLRIPFSAATPTRAPPGSKPVFLRPDGSEPLVFNVSHQAGLVALVGVLRRSADGGGVDVGVDVVCPGERRDRDHALIAKDGWPRYVDMHESVFAAAECARLLDLGREVGRDEALEYFYALWCLREGYVKMTGEALLAEWLAELEMRNFAPPDGVSDGRPPLEVWFRGARVGGDVHVRLERYLADYMICTVVRGDVEGGLAGGFESLNLNALLDAAEKSNL, from the exons ATGAGTCAGCCCCTCGTCCTTCAATGGATCCTCGACACACGGACGCTCTGGCCCGAAGCCACAGCCACCAAGGACCTCGAAACAGCG GCAAGCCGGGCCCTCTCCCTGCTCACCCATGAAGAACGCGCCTCCGTCCTAAAGTACTACTTCGTCAAGGACGCCAAGCTAGCACTGGGCTCGGCGCTGCTCAAGCGCCACGCCATCTCGTCCACGCTCCGCATCCCCTTCTCAGCGGCGACGCCCACGCGCGCACCGCCCGGCTCCAAGCCCGTGTTTTTGCGGCCAGACGGGTCGGAGCCGCTCGTCTTCAACGTCTCGCACCAGGCGGGCCTCGTGGCCCTCGTCGGGGTGCTGCGGCGGAGCGCGGACGGAGGAGGCGTGGACGTCGGCGTGGACGTCGTGTGCCCCGGGGAGCGGCGGGATCGCGACCACGCGCTCATCGCCAAGGACGGGTGGCCGCGGTACGTGGACATGCACGAGAGCGTCTTCGCGGCCGCCGAGTGCGCGCGGCTGCTGGACCTGGGCCGCGAGGTCGGCCGGGACGAGGCTCTCGAGTACTTTTACGCGCTGTGGTGCTTGAGGGAGGGCTATGTCAAGATGACGGGGGAGGCGTTGCTCGCCGAGTGGTTGGCGGAGCTGGAGATGAGGAATTTCGCGCCGCCGGACGGGGTTTCAGACGGGAGGCCGCCGCTGGAGGTTTGGTTTCGCGGCGCGAGGGTTGGGGGCGACGTGCATGTGAGGCTCGAGAGGTATTTGGCTGATTATATGATTTGTACGGTTGTCAGGGGGGATGTAGAGGGCGGTTTGGCAGGTGGGTTTGAAAGTTTGAATTTGAATGCGCTTTTGGATGCTGCTGAGAAGAGTAATttgtga